The DNA sequence ACACATCTTACTGGAGGAACTTGACACATGACTGCCAGAAATGCTTATGAATGGACAGTGCTGAACTGTTACCGCAGTGAGAGACTAAAACACATTTGCAATACCAAACCTTGTTAAAAACAAATGGTCAAGCTCACTCACCTACAATCGTAATATCTGGTTGGGGCATGGGAGTTGTGAAATGTTTAcctgttaaaaatgtatttattcctTCCCTGTGTCAGCTAAATAAGTTTTCATTGAATCCCACTGTGTGGATAAACAGAGTTATATAAACTTATTTGTGTCATATTCATGCATTCCACCCTATAATGGTTTACTGGAAGATATTTTACTAGCAAACTATTATATTTTTCACTTAATAAGTCCTGCCTCTACGAGCTGTGGTGTATGGTATAAACAAGAACACAAACTTTCTTTGCTGTGAAGCACTGGGGTTGAGGAAGGAGTAGTtgcagcaaggcaaatgaaAAAGTGAGCACTGCTTGCACTGTGTCAGGGTGGAGGGGGAGAAAAAGCCTCTACACAAAAGGATTTTGACTAATTATCACAATAACCTTCTACACCCTTTTGTTTAAATGTCTAGTAAATCGTTTGGCTGAAAAATATCGTGAATATTGTTTAAACCTGATGTCTCACAGCGACAcgaagtgtgtcccaattctgcTCTCAGCCCtccgaccccttgaacacttgattcTCGCGTCCCTTTTGCTCATTTTAAAGAACGTCATCCAAATGCAAACTTCAATGAAGGCATTAGCGCTCAGGGCGAGGACTGAAACGCGGAGACTCCTCTATTCGCCTGGTTGTCCTGCGCACTGATTGGCTGAAAGCCCACGGAGGAAGACTCCGCTATTCATTTTAGCCTATCAGAGCGCCCGAGGCGGGACTTGTCTGTAACAGTGAAGGTGAGTTTAACTTGgcttttactaaataaatgtaaatgtaagtgtatTCATTTGAAgatgatttattcatttttaaatgtaaaataaatgaaaacgaCTAAAATAACTGCTTTCCCACCTTTAATGCGGACAGTGTGAATTGCGTAGTTCAACTAAAAGGAAGTTGATTTTAAAGTGAAACTATTTGCATTtgcacactgtccacacagcgACAGTGTTCTCCTTAGGGAAGTATTAGCTTGTCTAGATCAAATTTAGTCACTTTAGTATTACTTCAACTTTCTGGTGCTCTTGAAAAATGTTTACGAAGAAAGATTCTTGAAGAAATATTTGTGTTGGACTTTGAATACACTTAACACTTAAGTTCTTGCGGTTTATGTGTTAATAGGACGGCGAAGATGGACGCCACTGACATGGAGTTCAGCACTGAATATCGGCTTCTTGAGGCTTATTATATAAGAACAAAGGATCGAGCCAGGCTCAGAGTAAATAAGCCAAAAGTCGTCCCTATGTGTGGTGCAGCCTCAAAGGCGTCCTACAAAATGTCAGCACCCGGCGTCTTAGTTTATTCTCAGGGACCAGGTAAGACAGCagtaaattcagagacagtagcttatctATTGCTGCacggtttgtgttggtcgtaCTTAAGAGGTCCTCAAACCCAGTTAGGCCAGCATCTTAAAAGAGCCAACTGACTGGCCAGGTCTATCGTCATACCAGCTGTCAATTTTGGATCTATGGTCTACACATTGGTTATTGGTTGCTGTTGACTGGAgaattttggttggtgggctgaACTCAGTCAAGGTGTGACAGCCAAGTTAaaaactaaaacagcactgCTGGGTCTAATCCACttataacagcacaacacacactaacaatcaactaccatgtcagtgtcactgcagtgttgagaatgaACAACCACCctgtgtggtggtcctctggatATCCTGATCATTGAATAACAGTGGAAAAAAGGGATAATACAGCATTCAGCATATGGATTAAAGTTAGTAATAATTATAGAACTATAAAATAACCCAGTGAGTGGGGGCTGAAAAAAAAGAGCAATGGATGCATAAATAATAagccattttaaagtgtttgagGATTGTTGTATATAACAGGTGCTACCGAAGGATTAGATGATGTGGCTGATACGCTGACCTGCATTGTGGACCATAACCCTCAGGATAGCTTTGAATCAGATAGTCCTGGTAGGTTTTGTTTTCAGGAAGATTCATTATGTCTTTAAGGTTTCTGTGAAAGAATGGATAAAATACGTGATATATTCTCCTTGTTTTTCCTTAGTCCAAAATGATGTTATCCAGAGGCTTGTTGCGTTATTGAAAGAAACTGGTGATGATTTGAACAGAAAGGTAATTAATATAAGTTGTTTATAATGTGTGTGGTATGTGGACATCTCATTAAAcatctcttctgaaatgaatggtGTTAGGTAGTTTGTCCTCTCTTTgcagcagtaacagcctctgctctcCGGACAAGGGTTTAAACTAAATGTTGGAATGTAtgtgtgaagatttgattgtgTTCAGCCACAAGAGTATTAGTGATGCATCTTAGGTTATAGGGGTGTCTAGAAACATTTGGCAAAATAACGTGGTTATATTTTTCTGCTAACTCTGCACATTTCTTGCTTCTGACTCATCTCAGATTCAGAAAGACCATGAACTTTTAGGGTATCTCCAGAAATCGTTCTCCTACAGCATGTTTGAGAGTCTTATCTTAGCCTTTATGAAGAACATGGTCCCTGCTAGCAGGCAAAATAAAGAAACTACTAAGCAAAAAGTGGAGATTGCCTGGACGTTTGAGGTGACCAGCCGGCTGAGAGCACTGGAACTTCAGCCCATGAACAGAATCATAGGATTCGGGGCCCAGTACCTGCACATGCATTTTGCACCATGGATTCAGCAGCATGGTGGCTGGGTAAGTTCTGACTGCACTTTTATAATTTACACTTAGTTTTATATActctgttgattttttttttattttcacaattttctaagatcatgttacatttacttttgATCAAGTATATTTTTCAGGAATTTACTCAATTATATTTTAGTCTTTGACATGTAGTTGCTAATCCCTTTTTATATATCATGGTAGTATTTGTTTCACTAATGTAATCACATTTTCACATTATAGAAGTTGAGGTTTAATGCTAGCAGTACAAAGATTGATTGATGCTTCTGACTTtggcaatatataaataaaaataaaataaatacaattatttttctaACACTTTTAATGCCTTACTTATGATTTTACTTATGTAAAACACTTTGCACTTGATTTTGATGAAAGTTTGCTATATACATTAACTTTCCTTGCCTTGATACTGGTGAAAATATAGGGGTAATATTCCAGACAGGGTTTAAGCCTAgccctggactacacagcattttgacaCAGTGCGTTTTACCATTGAAAGAATgatgtagtccaggactaagcttaatccctgtATGGGAAACCTGCCCATAATATACTAAAACTAAAACTGTTCATTGAGGATGTGATTTGGATAATCCCATTCAATAGAAGCATGTTGTATAGGTTCATGGGCATTTCATGTGTCTGTCTTTTTCCTCCCCATTACAGGAAAAAGTATTTAACAGTGACGAAAGTGATGATGAGGTTCAGTGAAAGGGAAACATTGTCTGCATTTGTGAAACCTGTTGAGAGTGTTGTGTTCAGGGACATCACATTACAACTACCTCCAACACTGATCATATAACTTCATGCATTTTGGACCaatataggtttttttttttcttttttcttttctttttttttttttttacaataaatgtataattatatgATAATATGCCTCACTGATCATTGTTAATGACAGATGCTAAATCACGAAGAgtaacattaaacattaaacaattcAAACTTTAATTAATGTGTTATTATAATTCAGGTGTTAATATATGTTCCATGTTCCTGCTTGTTTAATGACATGTAGGTTTGCAAAAGCATTTATCACATTTATGGGACAGGTTCACAcataaacacttaaaatataatattttattgacCAAGAATAGAATACATGAATATTCTCAATCACCAATGTAACAAGCACCGTGGACCACTATGGAGCATCCGTACACATGTATTTTGGCATTCAGTCTGCTGCTTGGCTATTTAATCCATGCATATTTCACACTGATTTTTAAGTCATGATTAATATTTGCAGAAGACTTGCACAGTAACAATCACCTTAGCCCGTGACTgcaatttaaaatgtgaatgtaAATACATATCGATTTGTGATTACTCTGTTGTAAACGTCAAGCTCACACTGAGGCACTGAGAGGTAATACAGCAATTCTAGGACATTTATGAAGAATgaaattgttgttgttattgtttttttccgTAAGTTCCTTGTCAAACATATATAGCCATCCATTTCAATTCAGTAATTAacttgttttgtattttgtgttaAGACTTATATGATTCAGTATCAACTGGGCAATGTTGATTTCATCCTGTTCATCATAAACACAGTCATGTGATTTGAAGACAACTGCCTGTTTGTGTATTTCAGTAGATGATCTCTTAACCAGAGCATGCTGCAAATAGCATGGACCAGGTATATTTCTGACTTAATGTCTGTACACATCCATTTCCGATTTCCTGTTTGTCAGTCATAATGAAGTAGGATATAATGGTCAGGAACTTTGGCAATTGGATTACAGAATCCTATGTTGAGCTAATCACAATCAGCAACTGCAGACTGATGCAGACATGCAGCctaaaacatctgtaactctGGCTGCTATGGAAGGCATAAGAATAACCTGTTCACAATAGCTGGCAAACATACAAAGACACTGGACAATAAGAGCAAACTCTGCCTCTGTTCTAGTCCAGGCAAAAATACACCACAAGCCACTTGTTTATATCATCTAATATAACTAGAGCATGGCTTGTAGttcaaagcagaaaatgtgaaagctttttttttttttaaatgtatacttCATCCAAAACATCTTCAATTAGGCTCATTCCTTGTAGTTTTAGATGCCAAGGTACTTGTTCATTTTTCCCAGGGCGTCACAGACAGTAGTGAGGTCGCTACGGAGGTCCTGCACCACATTTTCAATGCTCCTGGTGTCCTTCAGAAGGTCAATGCTTTGGGTGTAGGGGTTATAGTAGACAGAGAAGGGCCTCTTGATTGATTTGGCAAATTCCCTGTACAGAGGAAACATCAAATCTTTACTGCTATATTTTACAGCTGAACACCAGGGCCTGAAAATACTCTCCCCCTATTTATTTAGTTCTTATATTAATTATGAAAATGATGTCATTAGAGACATAGGAAAGCTAGAATGAATTTACCTCATCTTTTCTTTTGCCTCTTCAAAACTCTCTGAGGTAAAGTACACATCTTGGAAAGTTGTGATGAGGCACTCCTGGTAGCACGTGGTTTTGGGATCGAACGGCTTCACAAAAGCCTTGTCTGATAATGCATGCTGTGGATTCATGGAGGGATAATTAAAACTGAGTTGGTTGAGTGAAAATTGTCACAAtaaaatgaatgactgaaatgaataaatgtatgtacCCTTAGCTCTCCAATTGATGACAGCAGCCCTGCTCCATAGGCTCTCAACTGACCATCTTGTTTGCATAAGCCAAACTCAATAGTGAAGAAATaacactgaccagaagaaaaagacaaaataaataaataaaaattgctGAGGACAAATGATATATCAGAGAAAACAAGATCatagtttaatgtttaatatgaCAGTTATGCTGTTatggataatatatatatatatatatatatatatatatatatatatatatatatatatatatatatatatatatatatatatatatatatatgttgttttatacaaatcaccaaatgtgttttcacatgGTAACTGGTAgcagtaaatgtaaaaagagaaaataaaaaataattcaaaggCCTCATCTTTAGTTTGAAGACTGCAATTTCCTCACGCTACAGATTCATCTCAATGGTAATGTACCACTATAGGGCAAATTATGAGAGTGAAATGCAGGTTAAATGCCACCACAAGCCTTGTGACCTTCTCTCGTGGGATAATCACTGAATTATGATGGGGACCTGTCACTCAAGTAGGCATTGTGACATTTAAAAACCCTACATCATTAGTTGAAATGCTGGATTTGTTTGCACTTACTGTAGCCAGCTTCTGTACATCTTCATCTGAAGCCCCTAAAGAGGCTAGGCCAATTTCCTGTGAGAACTGAGCAAACTTGGGATCTGCCAGAAGAGGCACATGACCTAGCAG is a window from the Hoplias malabaricus isolate fHopMal1 chromosome 11, fHopMal1.hap1, whole genome shotgun sequence genome containing:
- the si:ch211-218c6.8 gene encoding apoptosis facilitator Bcl-2-like protein 14 isoform X1, which gives rise to MDATDMEFSTEYRLLEAYYIRTKDRARLRVNKPKVVPMCGAASKASYKMSAPGVLVYSQGPGATEGLDDVADTLTCIVDHNPQDSFESDSPVQNDVIQRLVALLKETGDDLNRKIQKDHELLGYLQKSFSYSMFESLILAFMKNMVPASRQNKETTKQKVEIAWTFEVTSRLRALELQPMNRIIGFGAQYLHMHFAPWIQQHGGWGRSGSGVYPESLGARQELTLEAVPVLHRATHIHSHAHLWTLLSHQSSYQCVFLDCGRKPTRTLREHTKLLKDSHPERSYNPQPPDPGSSVIATLPAALPCRPSVNQLYHIWFYCLIFTRDYFDMIPVNLY
- the si:ch211-218c6.8 gene encoding apoptosis facilitator Bcl-2-like protein 14 isoform X2 — translated: MDATDMEFSTEYRLLEAYYIRTKDRARLRVNKPKVVPMCGAASKASYKMSAPGVLVYSQGPGATEGLDDVADTLTCIVDHNPQDSFESDSPVQNDVIQRLVALLKETGDDLNRKIQKDHELLGYLQKSFSYSMFESLILAFMKNMVPASRQNKETTKQKVEIAWTFEVTSRLRALELQPMNRIIGFGAQYLHMHFAPWIQQHGGWEKVFNSDESDDEVQ